The Oryzias latipes chromosome 4, ASM223467v1 genome includes a window with the following:
- the LOC101164545 gene encoding nuclear receptor ROR-beta isoform X2, which translates to MRAQIEVIPCKICGDKSSGIHYGVITCEGCKGFFRRSQQNNAMYSCSRQRNCLIDRTNRNRCQHCRLQKCLALGMSRDAVKFGRMSKKQRDSLYAEVQKHRQSQECAGVGAREENADLADHGRNCRRGSNTTLSDLDDIPTLPGGLLFDLPLTPGDQGEYCNLDMLDGSAGSSSSLQSSPEQTNLDFVDGNQSIKHEYQLLHDSGLFSHAILNPVPEGCSQMEIERITQNVVKSHIETSQFSTEELRRLAWTFYNPEETHSYISRSAETMWQKCAVQITNAIQYIVEFAKRISGFMDLCQNDQIILLKAGCMDVLLIRMCRAYNPINNTLFFDGKFAGAQLFKALGCDDLVSAIFELAKSLSRIQMTEEEMALFSAAVLLSPASSGSCLGRNVGIGDLRILSGASVGS; encoded by the exons TCTTTCGACGCAGTCAGCAGAACAATGCTATGTACTCTTGCTCACGACAAAGGAACTGCCTTATTGACCGGACGAACCGGAACCGATGCCAGCACTGCAGGCTGCAGAAGTGTCTGGCTCTGGGCATGAGCCGCGATG CTGTGAAATTTGGCCGCATGTCCAAAAAGCAGCGAGATAGCCTGTATGCTGAGGTCCAGAAACACCGGCAGTCCCAGGAGTGTGCCGGGGTCGGCGCACGTGAGGAGAATGCTGACCTGGCTGACCACGGCCGCAACTGCAGAAGAGGCTCCAACACCACGCTCAGCGACCTAGACGATATCCCCACACTGCCAGGAGGCCTGCTTTTTGACCTGCCCCTGACCCCGGGGGATCAAGGTGAATACTGCAACCTGGACATGCTGGACGGGAGCGCCGGCAGCAGCTCTTCCTTGCAAAGCTCACCAGAGCAGACCAACTTGGACTTTGTTGATGGAAACCAAAGCATCAAGCACGAGTACCAGCTGCTGCACGATTCTGGACTCTTCTCACACGCAATCCTTAACCCGGTACCAGAAGGCTGCTCCCAGATGGAAATAG AACGCATAACTCAGAACGTGGTGAAGTCCCACATTGAAACAAGTCAGTTCAGCACGGAGGAGCTGAGGAGATTGGCCTGGACCTTCTACAATCCAGAGGAGACGCACTCATACATCAGCAGG TCTGCAGAGACGATGTGGCAGAAGTGCGCTGTTCAGATCACCAATGCGATCCAGTACATAGTGGAGTTTGCCAAGCGCATATCTGGATTCATGGACCTTTGTCAGAACGATCAGATCATCCTCCTGAAAGCAG GGTGCATGGATGTTCTTCTGATCCGGATGTGTCGCGCCTACAACCCCATCAATAATACCTTGTTCTTCGATGGGAAGTTTGCCGGCGCCCAGCTTTTCAAAGCTCTGG GCTGCGACGACCTGGTGAGCGCCATTTTCGAGCTGGCGAAGAGCCTGAGCCGCATACAGATGACAGAGGAAGAAATGGCTCTCTTCAGCGCTGCAGTGCTGCTCTCGCCCG CATCGTCGGGAAGCTGCTTGGGAAGAAATGTTGGAATTGGAGATTTGCGGATTTTGAGCGGGGCTAGTGTGGGGAGCTAG